Below is a genomic region from Gemmatimonadota bacterium.
GGGAAGACGCCGAAGCGGCCTACGGCTCCGCGTGCGAAGCGTGTGCAAGCAGCGACGACAGAGAGCTGCTGCGCAGGATCGAGGTGAACCAGGCCGAGCTCTGGATCGCACGCAACGATCTGCCCAGGGCGCGTGAACGTTGTGAGCGGCTGCTGAACGATGCGCAGCGCGAACACAACGTATCGGCGCCGTGGCTCGGCGAGGTTTACAAGCACTACGGCGTCGTGTGCAGGGAGCAGCGTCAGCTGGATCGTGCGGAGGGCTGGTTTGCGCAGGCGGCCCGGATCGCGGACAACTCACATGATTTGCTGCTGGCCGCTGAAACGGCGCGGGAGCAGGCCGAGCTCTACTGGATTCAGGCGCGAAACAGCGACACGCTGCAGGCGCTGAACGCAGCACACGGCTGGTTTTCACAGTTGCGCGCGGAGCGTGATCTCGATGCAATCGCGCGACGCAATGGACGTCTGGAAGAGCGGTTCCTCGAAGTGGTGCGGAAGTGGGGCGAATCGATCGAAAGCAAGGACTGTTACACACAGGGACACTGCGTACGTGTCGCAGACGTGGCGTGCATGCTCGCCGAGCGGATGGGGTTCGACTCCAAGACGTTGTTCTGGTTTCGCATCGGCGCCCTGTTGCACGATGTGGGCAAGTTGATAGTTCCCCAGGAAGTGCTCAACAAGCCCGGCAAGCTCGATGACGCCGAGTGGCGCATCATGAAGCGTCATCCGGAAGCCGGCGTGGAGCTGTTGGCCGACATCGAGTTCCCGTGGGATGTGCGACCCATGGTGCGCAACCATCATGAGCGTTGGGACGGTGCGGGGTATCCGGATGAGCTGGCGGGTGAAGCGATACCGCTTTCGGCGCGCATTCTCTGCATCGCCGATGTGTACGATGCTCTCACGACTAATCGCTCGTACCGCAAGGGTTTCGATCATGAGCGCGCCGTGGCCGTAATGACCGAGAACAATGCGAACGGCCACTTCGATCCAGCGATATTCGATCTCTTCCTCGAGTGGGCTGCGACGCGCAATACGCCGGGGGCGTGACCATGTCGCTCATGTTTCGGAAGAACGCTGGTAGGTCGCTGCGATCGGCGGCACTCGCCGTCCTGGTCATCGGCGTCGCTGCGTGCACGCCGGATGCGAAGGTCGCGAAAGCGAGCGGTGCGGGAGGGACACTCGTTGTCGCCACCGCGGGTGACGCCGACAACCTGTTTCCGCCGCTCACAATGACGAGCCAGGGGCGCCAGGTGGTGGATCAGATATTCGATTATCTGGCCGACATCGGGCCTGAGTTGAACACGATTGGCGATGGAGGCTTCACGCCCAGGCTCGCCGAGTCCTGGAAGTGGGCGCCCGACTCGTCGTGGATAGCGTTTCATATCAATCCCCGTGCACGGTGGCACGACGGGCAGCCGGTTCGCGCCGGCGACGTCCGGTTCACGTTCAAATTGCTGACGGACTCGACCCTGGCATCGCCGATAGCAGCGACGTTGCGCGGGATCGATTCCGTAAGCGTGCGCGATTCACTTACCGCGGTCGTGTGGTACGCGAGACGGACGCCGGAGCAGTTCTTCAATTTCGTGTACAATGTGGCGATTCTGCCCGAGCATCTTCTGCATGATGTTCCGGTGAAGTCGCTCGCGTCGTCACAGTTTGCGCGGCATCCGGTGGGCAGTGGCCGCTTCAGGTTTGCCAGATGGGACGGCGGATCGCGCATCGAGATCGTGAGCGACAGCAATAATTATCGCGGACGCGCGCGGCTCGATCGCGTTGTGTGGTTGGTGTCACCGGACATGCAGGCAGCGACGACGCGGTTGCTGGCAGGCGAGGCGGACTTCCTGGAGGTCGTGCGTGGACCCGCCGTGGATCAGGTTGTCGCATCGCCGCGTGTGCGGCTGTTGACGTCGCCAAGTCTCGATTATGGTTTTCTGGCTTTCAACGTTCGGCGTGCGCCATTCAACGACAGGGAAGTACGACGTGCGTTGAGCATGGCTGTGGATCGGTCGGCGATGGCCCGGAACGTGTTCGACACGCTGGCGCTTCCGGGGCTCGGGCCTGTGACGCGTGCGTTGCCGGTCAGCAGGAGCGTTGTCGCACTTCCATACGATTCCGCGGCGGCGGTGAAGATACTTGCTGCGCACGGTCCGATCTCATTCAGGTTGCTCGTTCCCACGTCGAGCGCCGTGCGCGTCAAGTACGCGACGCTGCTCCAGGAGCAGTACCGTCGCTTCGGGGTGAAGGTGACCATCGAGCCGCTCGAGGTCAACGCATTCGTTCAGCGACTCACCAGAGGCGACTTCGACGCGGTGCTCAATGCATGGCATTCCGACCCCAGCCCTGCGGCCGTCGTTCAGGCATGGGGGACGGCTGGTGCACCGCCTGAAGGCGCCAATTTCGTCGGTTACACGAGTCGGAGCTTCGATGCGCTGGTGGATAGCGGAGCCCGCTCGTTCGATCCGGCGCGCGCGCGTGCCTATTATGCGCGGGCCTATCAGGAGATCGATGGCGACGCTCCCGCGGTGTGGTTGTACGAGGCCCGGAACGCGAGTGGGGTGAGTCGTCGAGTGCACGTAGCCGGCGCCCGTGCTGACGCGTGGTGGTCCGATCTTCCGGACTGGACAGTCGACCAGCACTGATGTTCGGTTCCGTACCGAACCGGTGCGGCGCGTGCGGTCTGGCGAGGCGATGAATACAATTCAGTGAGTCCAACCTGTTCAGTCAGCGCCGTGTCTGACCATTTTGGAAAGCCGCTGGCACTGCGCTGCGGCGCCGCTGGTCAGCGATTCCATTCTTTCGGAGTAATCAGAAATGCTTCAGCCAAGATCGGCCGCCGCGGTGGTCGTTCTCTTCAGCGCGCTCGCGGCAGGTGCGCAGCAGCCGACTCCACAGCAGACAGAAGCGGTCCGCAGAGGAGCTGGCGACACGTCGATCTTCGCACCGCTCGATCTGTATCCGTCGCCGAACGTGTACAGGACCGGTGACGGACGGCCCGGCGCTCATTACTGGCAGCAGCGCGCGGATTACGATCTGCACGCGACGCTGGATACGGCGAACAAGTCGCTCAGCGCGTCGATGACGATGCGATACACGAACAACTCGCCGGATACGCTGCGATTCATCTGGGTTCAGACGGAGCAGAACGCATTCCGGCCCGGTTCGCTCAACACGCTCGTGTTCGCACCGGACAGTCGCTTCGGATCGCGCAGCTTTGTGGGTGGCGACGTGATCGATCACTTCAATCAAGTCGTCAACGGACGCGCGACTCCGCTCAAGTTGCGCGACAACGGAACGGTGACCAAGGTCGATCTGGCGCAGCCACTGGCGCCTGGCAAGACGGCGACGTTCGACGCGGCATGGCACTTTCTGATTCCGGAGCATGGAGCCGATCGCATGGGTCGCGACGGTTCGCTGTTCGAGCTCGCCCAGTGGTACCCGCGTGTGAACGTGTATGACGACGTGCGCGGTTGGAACACTGAGCCGTATCTCGGACAGGGCGAGTTCTATCTCGAGTACGGTGATTTCAATCTGAGCGTCACGGTTCCATCGGGCTACATCGTGGCCGCGACGGGCACGCTCGCGAATCCGCACGAGGTGCTGACGCCGACGGAGATCAGTCGTCTCGCCAAGGCGGCCAAATCCGAGACACCAGTACCGATCATCACGGCATCGGACCTCACCAGCGGAGCGGCGCGGCCCCGCACTACCGGCACGATGACGTGGCACTTCAAGGCACACAACGTGCGCGACGTGGCGTGGGCGGCCTCGCCCGAATACCAGTGGGATGCATCGAGCTGGAAGGGAATTCTGGCGCAGGCTTACTATCGGCCGAGTGCGGCAATCAACTGGGACGACGCTGCGGATCAGGCGCGCATGTCGATTCAGGAGTATTCGGAGCGCTGGTTCATGTATCCCTATCCTCAGATCACCGCAGTCGAGGGTCCGATCAGCGGCATGGAGTACCCGATGCTCGCGATGGAGACCAAGAGTCGCGACAAGCCGGATCTGTACAACGTCGTGACGCACGAGATCGGACACAACTGGTTCCCGATGATCGTCGGCTCCAACGAGCGAGTGCAGTTCTGGCAGGACGAGGGTTTCAACACGTTCATCAACACCTTCAGCGAAGCGCGTCGTTATCCGCAGAACGGCGATCAGATGCAGCGCGCAGCCGAGGAGCGCGCACAGGTCGAGCAGACGCAGAAATTGAACATCGACGTTCCCATCATCACGAATCCGGATCGCATCGACCCGCGCAAGCTTGGCTTCACGGAGTACGTCAAGACGTCTGTCGGCCTTCAGCTTCTGCGCCAGGAGATCATGGGGCCCGCAGCGTTCGACGACGCGTTCAAGGAATACACGCGCCGCTGGGCGTTCAAGCATCCAACGCCGACTGATTTCTTCCGCACGATGGAATCGGTTGGCGGGCAGCGACTGGACTGGTTCTGGCGCGAGTGGTTCTTTGAAGATCCACATTTCGATCAGGCCATCGAGTCTGTACAGACGGCCGATTCGAGCGGGGTTCAGCACGTCACGGTCGTTTATGGCAACCGTGCACGCGGTGTGCTACCGATACGCGCGCACTTCACCTTCAGCGACGGCACGACGCAGGACTTCGAGTATCCGGCGTTGGTCTGGAGCACCAACAGTGTTCGCTACGTCCGCGAATATGACTTCAGCGGCAAGACCGTCAAGCGGATCGATCTCGATCCCGACCGGCGTCTCGTGGATGTCGATCGGACTAACAACAGCTGGATGGCGCAGTGAGGTAGGCAGGTGAATTCGTCCGAACCTCCGGCATTCGAGCATCGGTACATCGCCGGCGAGGGCAACCTCGCCGGCCTCACCTTGTTGCTGTTGCACGGTACCGGGGGTGACGGCGATTCACTGCTTCAGCTGGGGTACACACTGGCGCCAGGGGCCACGCTTCTGAGTCCGACAGGGAAGGTGCTGGAGAACGGTGCGCGGCGCTTCTTTCGACGATTGGCGGAAGGCGTCTTCGACCAGGAGGACCTGGCGTTGCGTACGCAGGAGCTGGGCGAGTTCATTCGCGACGCTGCACGCGCGTACAATCTCGATCGGCATCGAATCGTGGCTGTCGGTTACTCCAATGGAGCGAACATCGCGAGCAGTCTCATGCTGCGCCAGCCCGATGCACTCGCAGGCGCCGTGCTGCTCCGGCCGATGGTACCGTTCACGCCGGAGACGCGCGTGGTGTTGAGCGGAGTTCCGGTTCTGATCTGCGCGGGAGAGATGGATCCACTGCTGCCGTTCGGCGATACGGAACGTCTTGCGGAAATCTTCCGATCGGCCGACGCGGATGTGACTGTGCACGTCGAGCACGCCGGTCACGAGCTTGCAATGGGCGACGTGATCGCAGCGCGCGACTGGATTGCGCAGAACTACGACGCCCAGGGTGCCCGATCGTCCTAGGGCTCGTGCCGCGTCGTAAGAGTGTCCACGATGCACTCCACGAAACGCTCAATCGGCAGTGGCTCGCGGATCGCCGCGACCGCAAGCCCGCTGACAGCGATGCACTGTCGCCGTAACGCACGCTCCGAGCTCAGCCCAACCGCTCTGGCGACGTCGAGCAGCGTGAGGCTCTTGTCGGTGAGTATGTCGTAATTCCTGAGTAGCGTGAGCGCCGCCACGAAGCCTGACGGAGATGCGATTCCTGCGTTCCTGAACTGACGCGACAGAGCCCAGCGGGTGACGCCGCAGACGCGGGCGAGCCTTTCGACCGAGTCGATTCTGTGACCATCTTCGCTCACATGATCGATGCAACTGTACAGCGCCGATGGTACCATCTTCAATCGTTGCGAAAGAGCGGTCGTGAGCAGGTGAGCCCGTGTGGCACGTGACTGCCGTCGCAGAATGTCGGCAAACGTCGTCGGATCGTCGTTGTATCCATAAGTGACGATCTCGCCGATGCCGAGCTCGCGAATGAGGTCGATCGATGCCTGCGCGTACTCCGGTGTGAGCAATATGTAGAGCACGGTGCCGAGGTGCGCGCGAGACAGCGAGCCGGGAATACCGCGATCGCGCTCTGCGAGCATGGGGTCGACGACAGCCACGTCGGACGATCCACGCGTAACGGCATCGATGAAGTCGGCCGTACCCGATCGTATCGTCACCGATCCCGGAGGCATCACTGCCGCGCGGGCGCGGTCGTGAAACGGTCTCCGGAGCATTGCCAGCGCTCTCATCGCATTCCGTGCGCCTTTTGCGTCAAGAAGATCCGTCCTCGCGTGTCCCTTACCGCGCACCACTCATGGCTGTGCTCATGGCAGCGCTCATGGCAGTGCTGGTACCGACGCCGTGTTGGGCTGCCATGAAATCGAGCGATTCGGCAACCTCGCGAATTTCAGCGGGCACGCTGTCCCAGCCAATGGAAATTGCGGACGGATTCGGCATCACATCGTCACTGACGGCGACGGTGTTCGAACGGGAGCGGTCCTGGCGCTGTGGCATCTCGCTGGGAGCGTTCTCCATTGCCCGCAGGATGTCGCTCAGCTCGGTCTCTGCCTCGAACACAAGCTGGAAGTGCTCGTACCGGTTTGCGAGCTCGATGGCCC
It encodes:
- a CDS encoding HD domain-containing phosphohydrolase; its protein translation is MTTATMAQIDAVPHAVSTVSFDDVVSEARSLERNGRWAAARACYESLLDDDALTPAARSSLLRWIGRTHAEEGNPDTAFSVLERAVAAAESSGDVGVEAHALNGLAVVEQTLGNLDRSEELYLRARSRAVQADDELLLAILDQNLATVANIRGNLELALESYGSSRRRFHALGRSSYEAHVLNNVGMVLTDLGRWEDAEAAYGSACEACASSDDRELLRRIEVNQAELWIARNDLPRARERCERLLNDAQREHNVSAPWLGEVYKHYGVVCREQRQLDRAEGWFAQAARIADNSHDLLLAAETAREQAELYWIQARNSDTLQALNAAHGWFSQLRAERDLDAIARRNGRLEERFLEVVRKWGESIESKDCYTQGHCVRVADVACMLAERMGFDSKTLFWFRIGALLHDVGKLIVPQEVLNKPGKLDDAEWRIMKRHPEAGVELLADIEFPWDVRPMVRNHHERWDGAGYPDELAGEAIPLSARILCIADVYDALTTNRSYRKGFDHERAVAVMTENNANGHFDPAIFDLFLEWAATRNTPGA
- a CDS encoding ABC transporter substrate-binding protein; protein product: MSLMFRKNAGRSLRSAALAVLVIGVAACTPDAKVAKASGAGGTLVVATAGDADNLFPPLTMTSQGRQVVDQIFDYLADIGPELNTIGDGGFTPRLAESWKWAPDSSWIAFHINPRARWHDGQPVRAGDVRFTFKLLTDSTLASPIAATLRGIDSVSVRDSLTAVVWYARRTPEQFFNFVYNVAILPEHLLHDVPVKSLASSQFARHPVGSGRFRFARWDGGSRIEIVSDSNNYRGRARLDRVVWLVSPDMQAATTRLLAGEADFLEVVRGPAVDQVVASPRVRLLTSPSLDYGFLAFNVRRAPFNDREVRRALSMAVDRSAMARNVFDTLALPGLGPVTRALPVSRSVVALPYDSAAAVKILAAHGPISFRLLVPTSSAVRVKYATLLQEQYRRFGVKVTIEPLEVNAFVQRLTRGDFDAVLNAWHSDPSPAAVVQAWGTAGAPPEGANFVGYTSRSFDALVDSGARSFDPARARAYYARAYQEIDGDAPAVWLYEARNASGVSRRVHVAGARADAWWSDLPDWTVDQH
- a CDS encoding M1 family metallopeptidase — translated: MLQPRSAAAVVVLFSALAAGAQQPTPQQTEAVRRGAGDTSIFAPLDLYPSPNVYRTGDGRPGAHYWQQRADYDLHATLDTANKSLSASMTMRYTNNSPDTLRFIWVQTEQNAFRPGSLNTLVFAPDSRFGSRSFVGGDVIDHFNQVVNGRATPLKLRDNGTVTKVDLAQPLAPGKTATFDAAWHFLIPEHGADRMGRDGSLFELAQWYPRVNVYDDVRGWNTEPYLGQGEFYLEYGDFNLSVTVPSGYIVAATGTLANPHEVLTPTEISRLAKAAKSETPVPIITASDLTSGAARPRTTGTMTWHFKAHNVRDVAWAASPEYQWDASSWKGILAQAYYRPSAAINWDDAADQARMSIQEYSERWFMYPYPQITAVEGPISGMEYPMLAMETKSRDKPDLYNVVTHEIGHNWFPMIVGSNERVQFWQDEGFNTFINTFSEARRYPQNGDQMQRAAEERAQVEQTQKLNIDVPIITNPDRIDPRKLGFTEYVKTSVGLQLLRQEIMGPAAFDDAFKEYTRRWAFKHPTPTDFFRTMESVGGQRLDWFWREWFFEDPHFDQAIESVQTADSSGVQHVTVVYGNRARGVLPIRAHFTFSDGTTQDFEYPALVWSTNSVRYVREYDFSGKTVKRIDLDPDRRLVDVDRTNNSWMAQ
- a CDS encoding alpha/beta hydrolase → MNSSEPPAFEHRYIAGEGNLAGLTLLLLHGTGGDGDSLLQLGYTLAPGATLLSPTGKVLENGARRFFRRLAEGVFDQEDLALRTQELGEFIRDAARAYNLDRHRIVAVGYSNGANIASSLMLRQPDALAGAVLLRPMVPFTPETRVVLSGVPVLICAGEMDPLLPFGDTERLAEIFRSADADVTVHVEHAGHELAMGDVIAARDWIAQNYDAQGARSS